A region from the Geotrypetes seraphini chromosome 10, aGeoSer1.1, whole genome shotgun sequence genome encodes:
- the LOC117367550 gene encoding F-box/LRR-repeat protein 5-like, with the protein MLELCPNLEHLDLTQTDVSDSAFDGWSSVGGCQSLRHLDLSGCEKITDMALEMMSRALGILPSHNKSILKSCQYKTTKNKNKNITTQTTHTLYKFTEDSLAKGANNKHHWIKPVNSRHFNSSAYIWMLDAEDLADIEDAAEWRYRNADGLCVVETTSGLHCFESSCCSKDIIGLRTNVCLQRNCASAALTYCAYSYCCAGTALRTIQALPETSQCKVARRTQQSEVKDLVCSGSAKSIQETARVLQFLSLSGCHQITDSGLRALTLRGGLPHLEHLNLSGCVIVTGAGLQDLVSACPSLNDEHFYYCDNINGPHADTASGCQNLQCGFRACCRSGE; encoded by the coding sequence ATGTTGGAACTTTGCCCAAATCTGGAACATTTAGATCTCACTCAGACAGATGTTTCTGACTCTGCATTTGATGGATGGTCTTCAGTTGGTGGTTGCCAGAGTCTTCGCCATCTTGATCTGTCTGGTTGTGAGAAAATAACAGATATGGCTTTAGAAATGATGTCAAGAGCTTTGGGGATTCTACCATCTCACAACAAAAGCATTTTAAAATCCTGTCAATATAAgaccacaaaaaacaaaaataagaatATTACTACTCAGACAACCCACACTTTGTATAAGTTTACTGAGGATAGCCTCGCCAAGGGAGCAAATAATAAGCATCATTGGATAAAGCCTGTTAATTCCAGACATTTTAATTCTTCAGCCTACATTTGGATGCTAGATGCAGAAGATTTAGCTGATATTGAAGATGCTGCTGAATGGAGATACAGAAATGCTGATGGACTTTGTGTAGTAGAAACAACATCTGGCCTCCATTGTTTTGAGTCTAGCTGCTGCAGTAAGGACATAATTGGACTAAGGACTAATGTCTGCTTACAACGGAATTGTGCTTCTGCTGCCTTGACATATTGTGCTTATTCATACTGTTGTGCTGGAACAGCACTAAGGACTATACAAGCACTCCCAGAGACCTCTCAGTGTAAAGTGGCAAGAAGGACTCAACAGTCAGAGGTAAAAGACTTAGTTTGCTCTGGGAGTGCAAAATCAATCCAAGAGACTGCACGTGTGCTTCAGTTCCTCAGTTTATCTGGATGTCATCAGATAACCGACAGTGGTCTCAGGGCGTTGACTTTGAGAGGAGGATTACCTCATCTGGAACACCTTAATCTTTCTGGCTGTGTTATTGTAACTGGAGCAGGCCTGCAAGATTTGGTTTCAGCATGTCCTTCTCTAAATGATGAACACTTCTACTACTGTGACAATATTAATGGTCCTCATGCTGATACCGCCAGTGGATGCCAGAACTTGCAGTGTGGTTTTCGAGCCTGCTGCCGCTCTGGCGAGTGA